The proteins below come from a single Melospiza melodia melodia isolate bMelMel2 chromosome 12, bMelMel2.pri, whole genome shotgun sequence genomic window:
- the LOC134423933 gene encoding immunoglobulin superfamily member 10-like isoform X2 has product MGSRIHVYPNGSLAIEAVTEKDAGDYLCVARNRIGEDLILMKVSIAMEPAKIDHKQQFKKLVPYGKGFRVDCKASGSPTPAISWGLPDGTVVNDAMLADDSGHGARRYVLFHNGTLHLNKAGVAEGGDYTCYAQNTLGRDEMKIHVTVVVAAPQIKHNHKTHVAVTAGDTAQLDCEAAGEPRAQIFWLLPSSEMISSSTDRHSLHANGSLSIGQAGLLDAGEYLCVARNPGGDDSKLYRLAVAAKPPIINGLHRNKTIMKVTAVRHSKKHIDCRAEGTPPPQIMWIMPDNIFLTAPYYGSRVVVHKNGTLEIRNIRPSDTGDFICVARNDGGETVLVVQLEVTEMLRRPMFKNPFNEKIIAKPGKPITLNCSVDGNPAPDISWMLPNGTWFSSSIRTPQFVTGSSGTLTIASAQSQHAGRYRCAARNQVGYIEKLLLLEVAQRPRILSQPAGLVQGVSGEPLALHCPAEGSPRPRVAWTLPGGRVLQRPQLRGRLLLLDNGTLLIAAASPLDTGTYLCRAHNDAGHSSLSVPVVVAAYAPRITGRPPPAIHTTPGAAVQLHCVALGLPKPEITWELPDRSVLSTAHQARGSGGALLHPTGTLLLQNPQPSGSGTYRCTARNPLGTDTAATYVHVI; this is encoded by the coding sequence ATGGGAAGTCGGATCCATGTCTACCCCAACGGATCCTTGGCTATTGAGGCAGTTACAGAAAAGGATGCAGGTGATTACCTGTGCGTCGCAAGAAACAGAATCGGGGAGGATCTGATCCTGATGAAAGTCAGCATCGCAATGGAACCAGCCAAGATTGACCACAAGCAGCAGTTCAAGAAGCTGGTGCCGTACGGGAAGGGTTTCAGAGTGGACTGCAAGGCCTCGGGGTCACCCACCCCAGCAATATCCTGGGGCCTGCCGGATGGGACGGTGGTGAACGACGCGATGCTGGCGGACGACAGCGGGCACGGGGCTCGCAGGTACGTCCTGTTCCACAATGGCACTCTGCACCTCAACAAAGCTGGAGTGGCAGAAGGAGGAGACTACACGTGCTACGCCCAAAACACCCTGGGGAGGGACGAGATGAAGATCCATGTCACAGTCGTTGTGGCAGCCCCTCAAATAAAGCACAACCACAAGACACACGTCGCAGTGACAGCTGGAGACACAGCCCAGCTGGACTGTGAGGCTGCtggagagcccagggcacagataTTCTGGCTGCTGCCCTCCAGTGAGATGATCTCCTCGTCCACAGACAGGCACTCCCTGCACGCCAACGGCTCGCTGTCCATCGGGCAGGCCGGCCTGCTGGATGCTGGGGAGTACCTGTGCGTGGCTCGGAACCCTGGCGGGGACGACAGCAAGCTGtacaggctggctgtggctgccaaACCCCCCATCATCAATGGCCTACACAGGAACAAAACCATCATGAAGGTGACTGCAGTGAGGCACTCCAAGAAACACATCGACTGCCGGGCAGAGGGGACACCTCCTCCCCAGATTATGTGGATCATGCCCGATAACATTTTCCTAACAGCCCCATATTACGGGAGCAGGGTTGTGGTGCACAAGAACGGGACACTTGAGATTCGGAACATCAGGCCCTCAGACACGGGAGATTTTATCTGTGTGGCACGTAACGACGGGGGAGAGACTGTGCTGGTGGTGCAGCTAGAAGTCACGGAAATGCTACGGAGACCAATGTTCAAAAACCCTTTCAACGAGAAAATAATAGCAAAACCTGGGAAGCCCATCACACTGAACTGTTCTGTGGATGGAAACCCTGCCCCGGATATAAGCTGGATGCTGCCCAATGGCACGTGGTTTTCCAGCAGCATCAGGACACCCCAGTTTGTGACGGGGAGCAGCGGCACCCTGACCATCGCCAGCGCCCAGAGCCAGCACGCCGGGCGGTACCGCTGCGCTGCGCGGAACCAGGTGGGCTACAtcgagaagctgctgctgctggaggtggccCAGAGGCCCAGGATCCTGAGCCAGCCGGCAGGGCTGGTGCAGGGGGTCAGCGgggagcccctggccctgcactgcCCGGCCGAGGGCAGCCCCAGGCCCCGCGTGGCCTGGACGCTGCCCGGGGGCCGCGTGCTGCAGCGGCCGCAGCTCCGCGGGcggctcctgctgctggacaACGGCACCCTGCTCATCGCGGCGGCCTCGCCCCTCGACACGGGCACCTACCTGTGCCGGGCCCACAACGATGCCGGGCACTCCTCCCTCAGCGTCCCGGTCGTGGTCGCGGCCTACGCCCCGCGGATCACGGGCAGACCGCCCCCGGCCATCCACACCACGCCGGGGGCGGCCGTTCAGCTCCACTGCGTCGCGCTGGGCCTCCCCAAGCCAGAAATCACCTGGGAGCTGCCTGACCGCTCCGTGCTCTCCACAGCTCACCAGGCCCGGGGCTCTGGGGGCGCACTGCTCCACCCCACGGGGaccctgctcctgcagaaccccCAGCCCTCCGGTTCTGGCACGTACAGGTGCACAGCGAGGAACCCCCTGGGCACCGACACTGCAGCCACCTACGTCCATGTCATCTGA
- the LOC134423933 gene encoding immunoglobulin superfamily member 10-like isoform X1, whose product MSTFGVSPHSLPHNTHLHLRRESPSPGCSQQSQHCSHPTTPKLAVTSGMGSRIHVYPNGSLAIEAVTEKDAGDYLCVARNRIGEDLILMKVSIAMEPAKIDHKQQFKKLVPYGKGFRVDCKASGSPTPAISWGLPDGTVVNDAMLADDSGHGARRYVLFHNGTLHLNKAGVAEGGDYTCYAQNTLGRDEMKIHVTVVVAAPQIKHNHKTHVAVTAGDTAQLDCEAAGEPRAQIFWLLPSSEMISSSTDRHSLHANGSLSIGQAGLLDAGEYLCVARNPGGDDSKLYRLAVAAKPPIINGLHRNKTIMKVTAVRHSKKHIDCRAEGTPPPQIMWIMPDNIFLTAPYYGSRVVVHKNGTLEIRNIRPSDTGDFICVARNDGGETVLVVQLEVTEMLRRPMFKNPFNEKIIAKPGKPITLNCSVDGNPAPDISWMLPNGTWFSSSIRTPQFVTGSSGTLTIASAQSQHAGRYRCAARNQVGYIEKLLLLEVAQRPRILSQPAGLVQGVSGEPLALHCPAEGSPRPRVAWTLPGGRVLQRPQLRGRLLLLDNGTLLIAAASPLDTGTYLCRAHNDAGHSSLSVPVVVAAYAPRITGRPPPAIHTTPGAAVQLHCVALGLPKPEITWELPDRSVLSTAHQARGSGGALLHPTGTLLLQNPQPSGSGTYRCTARNPLGTDTAATYVHVI is encoded by the exons ATGTCTACCTTTGGGGTGTCCCCCCACTCCCTCCCACATAACACGCACCTCCACCTTAGGAGAGAGAGCCCCAGCCCAGGGTGttcccagcagagccagcactgctcacATCCAACAACTCCAAAACTGGCAGTGACATCAGG AATGGGAAGTCGGATCCATGTCTACCCCAACGGATCCTTGGCTATTGAGGCAGTTACAGAAAAGGATGCAGGTGATTACCTGTGCGTCGCAAGAAACAGAATCGGGGAGGATCTGATCCTGATGAAAGTCAGCATCGCAATGGAACCAGCCAAGATTGACCACAAGCAGCAGTTCAAGAAGCTGGTGCCGTACGGGAAGGGTTTCAGAGTGGACTGCAAGGCCTCGGGGTCACCCACCCCAGCAATATCCTGGGGCCTGCCGGATGGGACGGTGGTGAACGACGCGATGCTGGCGGACGACAGCGGGCACGGGGCTCGCAGGTACGTCCTGTTCCACAATGGCACTCTGCACCTCAACAAAGCTGGAGTGGCAGAAGGAGGAGACTACACGTGCTACGCCCAAAACACCCTGGGGAGGGACGAGATGAAGATCCATGTCACAGTCGTTGTGGCAGCCCCTCAAATAAAGCACAACCACAAGACACACGTCGCAGTGACAGCTGGAGACACAGCCCAGCTGGACTGTGAGGCTGCtggagagcccagggcacagataTTCTGGCTGCTGCCCTCCAGTGAGATGATCTCCTCGTCCACAGACAGGCACTCCCTGCACGCCAACGGCTCGCTGTCCATCGGGCAGGCCGGCCTGCTGGATGCTGGGGAGTACCTGTGCGTGGCTCGGAACCCTGGCGGGGACGACAGCAAGCTGtacaggctggctgtggctgccaaACCCCCCATCATCAATGGCCTACACAGGAACAAAACCATCATGAAGGTGACTGCAGTGAGGCACTCCAAGAAACACATCGACTGCCGGGCAGAGGGGACACCTCCTCCCCAGATTATGTGGATCATGCCCGATAACATTTTCCTAACAGCCCCATATTACGGGAGCAGGGTTGTGGTGCACAAGAACGGGACACTTGAGATTCGGAACATCAGGCCCTCAGACACGGGAGATTTTATCTGTGTGGCACGTAACGACGGGGGAGAGACTGTGCTGGTGGTGCAGCTAGAAGTCACGGAAATGCTACGGAGACCAATGTTCAAAAACCCTTTCAACGAGAAAATAATAGCAAAACCTGGGAAGCCCATCACACTGAACTGTTCTGTGGATGGAAACCCTGCCCCGGATATAAGCTGGATGCTGCCCAATGGCACGTGGTTTTCCAGCAGCATCAGGACACCCCAGTTTGTGACGGGGAGCAGCGGCACCCTGACCATCGCCAGCGCCCAGAGCCAGCACGCCGGGCGGTACCGCTGCGCTGCGCGGAACCAGGTGGGCTACAtcgagaagctgctgctgctggaggtggccCAGAGGCCCAGGATCCTGAGCCAGCCGGCAGGGCTGGTGCAGGGGGTCAGCGgggagcccctggccctgcactgcCCGGCCGAGGGCAGCCCCAGGCCCCGCGTGGCCTGGACGCTGCCCGGGGGCCGCGTGCTGCAGCGGCCGCAGCTCCGCGGGcggctcctgctgctggacaACGGCACCCTGCTCATCGCGGCGGCCTCGCCCCTCGACACGGGCACCTACCTGTGCCGGGCCCACAACGATGCCGGGCACTCCTCCCTCAGCGTCCCGGTCGTGGTCGCGGCCTACGCCCCGCGGATCACGGGCAGACCGCCCCCGGCCATCCACACCACGCCGGGGGCGGCCGTTCAGCTCCACTGCGTCGCGCTGGGCCTCCCCAAGCCAGAAATCACCTGGGAGCTGCCTGACCGCTCCGTGCTCTCCACAGCTCACCAGGCCCGGGGCTCTGGGGGCGCACTGCTCCACCCCACGGGGaccctgctcctgcagaaccccCAGCCCTCCGGTTCTGGCACGTACAGGTGCACAGCGAGGAACCCCCTGGGCACCGACACTGCAGCCACCTACGTCCATGTCATCTGA